In the Methylomonas rhizoryzae genome, one interval contains:
- a CDS encoding EAL domain-containing protein, whose product MSEKSQILIVDDTPASLKLLSDLLKNEGFDARPALSGELALEAVRSQTPDLILLDIMMPVIDGFTVCRRLKADPHTCNIPVLFISAISEPQEILQGFELGAVDYVTKPFRREELLARVRTHLEISRLRHHLEDVVKERNRQLLASEQQLKTTLNDYMIAHAQLHTLLRTIPDLVWLKDPNGVFLACNRRFESLYGAKEADIVGKTDYDFVDKPLADSFRCHDLRATATGRVCANEEYLNFADGSHHGLFETLKTPMYDKAGGLIGVLGIARDISERKNAEARIHRQMQLYAVLSQCNKAILHCIREDELFSQICQIAAQLDGILSACIVLNDGESGKLRAIACAGREARSLAELDRLIAQDAGHPCKAAIQEQRALWSVAPNGTPQDDNADHHAISALPLWRDGTVIGALLLQASMAMAFDESARNLLSEMVDEINFALENFSRERARLAAEAEIERLAFYDQLTHLPNRKLLYDRLQQAIATNARNGSFGAVLFIGLDDFKSLNDTRGHAVGDLLLTEVAGRLQNSVREDDSVARPGGDQFVVVLNGVGDEVCRASAQVKVLADKILTCIDGPYLLKGQQHHCSASVGVSVFGNSNHSAGELLKHSETALYQAKRKGRNSLMFYDPAMQAALEARTGLENDLRLAIRENQFVLFYQMQVDHLNRIVGAEALLRWQHPQRGLVSPQDFIPLAEQTGLIVTLGQWVLERACQQLIRWDEDAGLSRLTLAVNVSALQFHQTDFVERVCRTIQGLGSAASRLKLELTESLVLSDIDDTIDKIQRLRETGLQFSIDDFGTGYSSLSYLTKLPIDQLKIDQSFVRNIGVTPNDTIVVQTIIGMAENLLLECVAEGVETQAQYEFLKQSGCKTYQGYWFAKPLPLAEFEQQAAAKLNTNPV is encoded by the coding sequence ATGAGCGAAAAAAGCCAAATTTTGATAGTCGACGACACCCCGGCGTCTTTGAAATTGTTGTCCGACTTGCTCAAGAACGAAGGCTTCGACGCGCGTCCGGCGCTTAGCGGCGAACTCGCGTTGGAAGCCGTTCGCAGTCAAACCCCGGACCTTATTTTATTGGACATCATGATGCCGGTGATCGACGGTTTTACCGTCTGCCGCCGGCTGAAAGCAGACCCGCACACTTGCAACATCCCGGTGCTGTTCATCAGCGCCATTAGCGAACCGCAAGAGATACTGCAAGGCTTCGAACTCGGCGCGGTCGATTACGTCACCAAACCGTTTCGGCGCGAAGAATTGCTGGCCAGGGTGCGCACCCATCTGGAAATTTCCCGTCTGCGCCATCATCTGGAAGACGTCGTCAAAGAACGCAACCGCCAGTTGCTGGCCAGCGAACAGCAACTGAAAACGACCTTGAACGATTACATGATCGCCCATGCGCAACTGCATACCTTGCTGCGCACCATTCCGGATCTGGTCTGGTTAAAAGACCCTAACGGGGTGTTTTTGGCCTGCAACCGGCGTTTCGAATCCTTGTACGGCGCAAAGGAGGCGGATATTGTCGGCAAGACCGATTACGATTTCGTAGACAAACCGCTCGCCGACTCTTTTCGCTGTCATGACCTGCGTGCAACGGCAACGGGCCGGGTATGCGCCAACGAAGAATATTTAAACTTCGCCGACGGCAGCCACCACGGCTTGTTCGAAACCTTGAAAACGCCGATGTACGACAAAGCGGGCGGTTTGATCGGCGTGCTGGGCATCGCGCGCGACATTAGCGAACGCAAAAACGCCGAGGCCCGCATCCACAGGCAAATGCAACTTTACGCCGTGTTAAGCCAATGCAACAAAGCCATCTTGCACTGCATTCGCGAAGACGAATTGTTTTCGCAGATATGTCAAATCGCGGCCCAGTTGGACGGCATCCTGAGCGCCTGTATCGTGCTGAACGACGGAGAAAGCGGGAAACTTCGCGCCATTGCTTGTGCCGGCCGGGAAGCACGCAGCTTAGCGGAGTTGGATAGATTGATTGCGCAAGATGCCGGCCACCCGTGCAAGGCCGCCATTCAAGAACAGCGTGCGTTGTGGTCTGTCGCCCCGAACGGCACGCCGCAAGACGATAATGCGGATCATCATGCCATTTCGGCGTTACCGCTTTGGCGCGACGGCACGGTGATCGGCGCCTTGTTGTTGCAGGCCTCCATGGCTATGGCCTTCGACGAATCGGCCCGCAATCTGTTGTCGGAAATGGTCGATGAAATCAATTTCGCTCTGGAAAATTTCAGCCGCGAGCGAGCCCGCCTCGCCGCGGAAGCCGAAATCGAACGGCTGGCGTTTTACGATCAATTAACCCATTTGCCGAATCGTAAACTGCTGTACGACCGTTTGCAGCAAGCCATCGCCACAAACGCCCGTAACGGTAGCTTCGGCGCGGTACTGTTCATCGGTTTGGACGATTTCAAAAGCTTGAACGACACGCGGGGCCATGCCGTCGGCGACTTGTTGTTGACCGAAGTCGCCGGACGTTTGCAAAATTCGGTGCGCGAGGACGACAGCGTGGCCAGACCCGGCGGCGATCAATTTGTCGTGGTGTTAAACGGTGTAGGCGACGAAGTTTGCCGGGCGTCCGCACAAGTCAAAGTGCTGGCCGACAAAATCTTGACCTGCATAGATGGGCCTTATCTACTTAAAGGCCAACAACACCATTGCTCGGCAAGCGTCGGCGTCAGCGTGTTCGGAAACAGCAACCATTCGGCCGGCGAATTGTTGAAACATTCGGAAACGGCGCTATACCAGGCAAAACGCAAAGGCCGCAACAGCCTGATGTTCTACGATCCTGCCATGCAAGCCGCTTTGGAGGCCAGAACAGGGCTGGAAAACGATTTGCGTCTGGCCATAAGGGAAAATCAGTTCGTATTGTTCTACCAAATGCAAGTAGACCACCTAAACCGCATTGTCGGTGCCGAGGCCTTGTTGCGTTGGCAACATCCGCAACGCGGTTTAGTGTCGCCGCAGGATTTTATCCCACTCGCCGAGCAAACCGGCTTGATCGTGACCTTGGGCCAATGGGTATTGGAACGCGCCTGTCAACAGTTAATACGCTGGGACGAGGACGCCGGCTTGTCCAGGCTGACGCTGGCGGTGAATGTCAGTGCGTTACAGTTTCATCAAACCGATTTTGTCGAACGAGTCTGCCGAACGATACAAGGGCTGGGCAGTGCCGCCTCCCGCCTGAAACTGGAATTAACCGAATCGTTGGTGCTAAGCGACATCGACGATACGATAGATAAAATTCAGCGTTTGCGGGAAACCGGCTTACAGTTTTCGATCGACGATTTCGGCACCGGTTATTCGTCGTTATCCTACTTGACCAAATTGCCTATAGACCAACTCAAGATCGATCAATCTTTCGTACGCAATATCGGCGTGACCCCTAACGACACGATAGTCGTGCAAACCATCATTGGCATGGCCGAAAACTTGCTGCTGGAATGCGTCGCCGAAGGAGTGGAAACGCAAGCTCAGTACGAGTTTCTGAAACAATCGGGCTGCAAAACCTACCAGGGCTATTGGTTCGCCAAGCCGCTGCCGCTGGCGGAATTCGAACAGCAGGCGGCGGCAAAACTGAATACCAACCCGGTTTAG
- a CDS encoding PAS domain S-box protein, which produces MSIQTRLASVLWTAALLALLLGAAGLAVYQRLTLEQRVRQIIEPYARFVAVGSDAAIAFQDPSRAQEILETLHANPEILGAEIVLQNGERLAGFTSGDAPSVTLPSNGLHLNGKHAQLRLALSHGAYLQLHMSLRQLENQTAQLAWLFASGLLVMLTATAIQLHVLKCTVAEPIAKLTAATETIQAAANYRHRVQTGGSDELSRLAGSFNAMMDAIEEREAELLKLSNFRRTILDNVAYGIVTTDADGIVTSFNPAAERLLGYRADEVIGRTTPLSWHDPDEIARYATTLSDELGYPVRPGFTAFVTRPLHHQSEEHEWTFIRKNGQRFPVNLCITALLNADGSVGGFVGLVYDLTERKQTQHRLNLLSFALDKVRETILLTGEKDPRFLYVNQSTADTLGYSRAELTGNMGIADIDPKWQAERWQNFWQDLSFKRQMQFESVHRTRSGKLFPVEVTCNYFEYDGSVYNLAICRDISERKHAEAERSRYKDLLEETVQRRTEQLRLACEAAEAANKAKSTFLANMNHELRTPLNAILGFSSLLLSNAEIQGDDRCNLEIIQHSGEHLLTLINNVLEMAKIEAGRTQLEQAPYDLPAMVEQVANMMRIRALDKQLQLKVESAADIPRYLIGDQARLRQVLINLVGNAIKFTEHGQVIIRIATASGKLPTLTIEVEDSGPGIPAPARQRIFEPFVQLNPAANVKGTGLGLSISRQFVQLMNGKISLESTVGKGSLFRIEIPLQLASASEFQRNRKVDERTVIGLAPGQKPLRILIAEDQPENRLLLTQLMKTIGLDVMAVENGEKAVALFESWQPDFIWMDRQMPVLDGLQAAKIIRKLPGGNKVKIVAVSASAFTEQRAEMLTGGIDDFVGKPFQAAELYACLGKQLGVSFLYADYPDAAAAEPGLGADMLTGVNAALRTELEAALISLDGARIEQAITRIQEQNRTLAQILAKLAADLNYPAILTALRAIS; this is translated from the coding sequence ATGAGCATTCAAACTCGGCTGGCATCGGTACTTTGGACGGCGGCTCTGCTGGCCTTGCTGCTAGGCGCAGCCGGCTTGGCCGTTTATCAGCGTTTGACCTTGGAACAAAGAGTCCGGCAAATCATAGAGCCATACGCCCGGTTTGTTGCGGTAGGCAGCGATGCCGCCATTGCCTTTCAAGACCCTAGCCGCGCCCAAGAGATTTTAGAAACGCTGCACGCCAATCCTGAAATACTCGGCGCCGAGATCGTGCTGCAAAACGGCGAACGCCTGGCCGGCTTTACCAGCGGCGACGCGCCGTCCGTAACGCTGCCGAGCAACGGTCTGCACCTCAACGGCAAGCACGCGCAACTGCGACTGGCCTTGAGCCACGGTGCGTATTTGCAGTTGCACATGAGTCTTAGACAACTGGAAAATCAAACCGCGCAATTGGCATGGTTGTTTGCCTCCGGCCTATTGGTCATGCTGACCGCCACCGCGATTCAATTGCACGTTTTGAAATGCACGGTAGCGGAACCTATCGCAAAACTGACGGCGGCCACCGAAACCATTCAAGCGGCCGCCAATTACCGGCACCGCGTGCAAACCGGCGGCAGCGACGAATTGTCCAGATTGGCCGGCAGCTTTAACGCGATGATGGATGCGATTGAGGAACGCGAAGCCGAATTGCTTAAATTGAGCAATTTTCGCCGCACCATCTTGGATAACGTCGCTTACGGCATAGTCACCACCGATGCCGACGGCATCGTCACCAGTTTCAATCCGGCCGCCGAACGCTTGCTCGGCTACCGTGCCGACGAAGTGATAGGCCGCACGACCCCGCTAAGCTGGCACGACCCGGACGAAATCGCCCGTTACGCGACAACTTTATCGGACGAACTCGGCTATCCGGTAAGACCCGGATTTACCGCCTTCGTTACCCGGCCGTTGCACCATCAGTCGGAAGAACATGAGTGGACGTTTATTCGCAAGAACGGCCAACGCTTCCCGGTCAATCTTTGCATCACCGCACTACTGAACGCCGACGGCTCTGTCGGTGGTTTCGTCGGTCTGGTTTACGATTTAACCGAACGCAAACAGACCCAGCACCGATTGAATTTACTCAGCTTCGCCCTGGATAAAGTGCGAGAAACCATTTTGCTGACCGGCGAGAAGGATCCGCGTTTTTTATACGTCAATCAAAGTACCGCCGATACCTTAGGCTATAGCCGCGCTGAATTGACCGGGAACATGGGTATCGCCGACATCGACCCGAAATGGCAGGCGGAACGCTGGCAAAATTTTTGGCAGGATTTGTCGTTCAAGCGGCAAATGCAATTCGAATCCGTCCACCGCACCCGTTCGGGCAAACTGTTTCCGGTCGAGGTGACTTGCAATTATTTCGAATACGACGGCAGCGTTTACAACCTGGCCATTTGCCGGGACATCAGCGAACGCAAACACGCCGAAGCCGAACGTTCGCGCTACAAAGACTTGCTGGAAGAAACGGTACAACGCCGCACCGAGCAATTGCGCCTGGCCTGCGAGGCAGCGGAAGCGGCTAACAAAGCTAAAAGCACCTTCCTGGCCAACATGAACCACGAGCTGAGGACGCCGTTAAACGCCATATTGGGATTCTCATCTTTGTTGTTGAGCAACGCCGAAATCCAAGGCGACGACCGTTGCAATTTGGAAATCATTCAGCACAGCGGCGAACACTTGCTGACGCTGATCAACAACGTATTGGAAATGGCCAAAATCGAAGCCGGAAGGACTCAATTGGAACAAGCGCCTTACGATTTACCGGCCATGGTGGAACAAGTTGCGAACATGATGCGGATACGCGCCCTGGATAAACAATTGCAGCTAAAGGTGGAGTCGGCGGCCGATATTCCCCGCTACCTGATCGGCGACCAAGCCCGCTTACGGCAAGTGCTGATCAACTTGGTCGGCAATGCGATCAAGTTTACCGAGCACGGCCAGGTCATCATTCGCATCGCTACCGCCTCGGGCAAACTCCCTACGTTAACCATAGAAGTCGAAGACAGCGGGCCGGGAATTCCCGCACCAGCGCGGCAGCGTATTTTCGAACCCTTCGTACAACTCAATCCGGCGGCGAATGTCAAAGGCACCGGGCTGGGCTTGAGCATTTCCCGGCAATTCGTGCAACTGATGAACGGCAAGATCAGCCTGGAGAGTACAGTGGGCAAAGGTTCCTTATTCCGCATCGAAATCCCCTTGCAGCTGGCCAGCGCAAGCGAATTTCAACGCAACAGAAAAGTCGATGAGCGCACGGTGATCGGCCTCGCCCCGGGCCAAAAACCGTTGCGCATTCTAATCGCCGAAGATCAGCCGGAAAACCGCTTGTTGTTGACGCAACTCATGAAAACTATCGGCCTGGACGTTATGGCTGTGGAAAACGGCGAAAAAGCCGTCGCCTTGTTCGAAAGCTGGCAACCGGATTTCATCTGGATGGATAGACAAATGCCGGTATTGGACGGATTGCAAGCCGCTAAAATCATCCGAAAGTTGCCCGGCGGAAACAAGGTGAAAATCGTCGCGGTATCCGCATCGGCTTTCACCGAACAGCGGGCGGAAATGTTAACCGGCGGCATAGACGATTTCGTCGGCAAACCCTTTCAAGCCGCCGAACTATACGCCTGCCTCGGCAAACAACTCGGCGTGTCGTTTCTTTACGCCGATTATCCGGACGCGGCTGCGGCCGAACCAGGCCTGGGCGCCGACATGCTGACAGGAGTGAACGCAGCACTCCGAACCGAGCTGGAAGCGGCCTTGATCAGTCTGGACGGCGCCCGCATCGAACAGGCCATAACCCGAATTCAAGAACAAAACCGCACATTGGCGCAAATCTTGGCGAAGTTGGCTGCCGATTTGAATTATCCCGCTATTCTGACTGCGTTGCGTGCCATTTCCTGA
- a CDS encoding YfiR family protein, translated as MTRTGKLRLRLARRTRLTTRLFAASVSGAFVFLYAASALNANAMAQENPYSVKAAFLRNFAHYVDWPDSAFNGVADHWRICVIGPDPFGEILDNTLQDRNENGRSFTVVRVSNAKEARNCHIAYVTYQDDTLRRAILAETRGMPILTAGDADTFLDEGGIIRFNVRDRIGMSVNLDQARSVSLKIQTKMLEVSNDVLVNGAFIRVR; from the coding sequence ATGACAAGGACAGGCAAACTCCGGCTCCGTTTAGCGCGACGAACTCGGCTCACCACGCGCTTGTTCGCCGCATCCGTCTCCGGTGCTTTCGTTTTCCTGTATGCCGCCTCGGCGCTTAACGCCAACGCCATGGCACAAGAAAACCCTTATTCGGTCAAAGCCGCTTTTTTGCGCAACTTCGCTCACTATGTCGACTGGCCGGATAGCGCGTTTAATGGCGTCGCGGACCACTGGCGCATTTGCGTGATCGGCCCCGATCCCTTCGGCGAAATTTTGGACAATACCCTGCAAGACCGCAATGAAAACGGCCGCAGCTTTACCGTCGTCCGCGTCAGCAACGCCAAAGAAGCGCGCAATTGCCACATCGCCTACGTCACGTATCAAGACGACACGCTACGCCGCGCGATACTGGCCGAAACGCGCGGCATGCCTATTTTGACGGCCGGCGATGCCGATACCTTCCTCGACGAAGGCGGCATCATCCGCTTCAACGTCCGCGACCGGATAGGCATGAGCGTCAACTTGGATCAAGCCCGTTCGGTAAGTTTGAAAATTCAAACCAAGATGCTGGAAGTGTCTAACGATGTCTTGGTCAACGGCGCTTTCATCCGTGTACGCTGA
- a CDS encoding TonB-dependent siderophore receptor translates to MRRDSPTFLVKTIGAIALLLSQPARTEDFWQENPSTGENASRPTTAKTPAQAVADMDISELVNVVVSPFEVSAQLDSGYKASNSVSASRLDTPIRDLPFAVQAFTPAFIKDQQPRDIFDIARYSPGVTYRSNDFNEGNANLAIRGFTVGSLPGGNIQVLRDGMHGPSIFDFTNIARVEVVKGPASFLYGQVAPGGIVNVISKSPQRQFAVNADARYGSYGEYRFDTDVTGPASNTLFYRLAASYDQDMHYWDAYDAHSWNISPSLLWQPNDRVSASLKYEHFEKIEEPQLMQKPGYGTWAGVVPTATDPNLSGVDVPGLPDNWNSMAYTDYRHSNTHNLSAWIDFKVDSNWSLRSSYSHLEYDVDALFTGNLGMANNQSVVQGRRVRHQFYSNRDDSIELQGVGKYDFGFASLRLLLGGQYVDRNFYRTAGQAPNNPALGSNPIGSPLPRWDLSDPTTWNRNTFIPLSMLTAARFDQNVNAVDKSLYGGSTLGLFDDRLLILSGWRWTLTESQVSDRLSGIDQPSAAVNRVTPQYGALFKLTPQWSLFGSYSESFVPGTFLINNLDGSQSTAKPSEGRGFDVGLKADLFAGRISSTLTYFDIENRNIVNDLAVTDASGVTTIYSVQTGAQRSRGIEWDASAKLLDGWQMYLSYSYMDAKITEFSGQDAAILAQNPATLDAAGRTNYKNVLRYHDAPLQMSAPHLANLWTRYDFQDANLAGLHLGGGVNFVYDQTLLPDTPKSAHQTYALLNALIGYTWKFGNHALTIDLIGKNLLDEHYRPSQSSRGRPRELMINFSLNY, encoded by the coding sequence ATGAGACGCGACAGCCCGACATTCTTGGTTAAAACCATCGGCGCAATAGCATTGTTGTTAAGTCAGCCTGCCCGCACGGAAGACTTTTGGCAGGAAAATCCATCTACGGGCGAAAACGCTTCGCGTCCTACAACCGCCAAAACACCTGCCCAGGCCGTAGCGGATATGGACATCAGCGAACTGGTCAACGTGGTCGTTTCCCCTTTCGAGGTATCGGCACAATTGGATAGCGGCTACAAAGCATCCAATTCAGTCTCGGCGTCGCGCTTGGATACGCCGATTCGCGACCTGCCCTTCGCCGTTCAGGCGTTTACACCGGCTTTTATCAAAGATCAACAACCGCGCGACATTTTCGACATCGCCCGCTACTCGCCGGGGGTGACTTACCGCAGCAACGATTTCAACGAAGGCAACGCCAACCTGGCCATCCGCGGTTTCACGGTCGGCTCGCTACCCGGCGGCAATATCCAGGTTCTACGCGACGGCATGCACGGTCCGTCGATTTTCGACTTCACCAATATCGCCCGGGTCGAAGTCGTCAAAGGGCCGGCATCGTTTTTGTACGGCCAGGTCGCGCCGGGCGGTATCGTCAACGTCATCAGCAAAAGCCCGCAACGGCAATTCGCCGTCAATGCGGACGCCCGCTACGGTTCCTACGGCGAATACCGCTTCGACACCGACGTAACCGGTCCGGCGTCCAACACCCTGTTTTACCGGTTGGCGGCCTCTTACGATCAAGACATGCATTACTGGGACGCTTACGACGCCCATTCCTGGAATATTTCCCCGTCGCTGTTGTGGCAGCCTAACGATAGAGTCAGCGCCTCGCTGAAATACGAACATTTCGAGAAAATCGAAGAACCGCAGCTGATGCAAAAACCCGGCTACGGTACCTGGGCCGGCGTAGTGCCGACAGCGACCGATCCGAACTTGTCCGGAGTGGACGTGCCCGGCTTGCCGGATAATTGGAACAGCATGGCTTATACCGATTACCGACACAGCAACACCCACAATTTGAGCGCTTGGATCGATTTCAAGGTCGATTCCAACTGGTCGTTGCGCAGCAGCTATTCGCATCTGGAATACGATGTAGACGCTTTGTTCACCGGCAATTTGGGCATGGCCAACAACCAATCCGTGGTACAAGGCCGCCGGGTCAGGCATCAGTTCTATAGCAACCGCGACGACAGCATAGAATTGCAAGGTGTTGGAAAATACGATTTCGGCTTCGCCAGCTTGCGACTGCTGCTGGGCGGGCAATACGTCGACCGCAATTTCTATCGCACGGCCGGCCAAGCCCCCAACAATCCGGCGTTAGGCAGCAACCCTATCGGCTCGCCGTTGCCGCGCTGGGATTTAAGCGACCCCACCACTTGGAACCGCAACACCTTCATTCCACTGTCCATGCTGACCGCCGCCCGCTTCGATCAAAACGTCAATGCGGTGGACAAATCGTTGTACGGCGGCTCGACGCTAGGCTTGTTCGACGACCGTCTGTTGATCTTGAGCGGCTGGCGCTGGACCTTGACCGAATCGCAAGTATCGGACCGCCTGTCCGGTATCGACCAACCCAGCGCGGCCGTCAACCGGGTGACCCCGCAATACGGCGCCCTGTTCAAACTAACGCCGCAATGGTCGCTGTTCGGCAGCTATTCGGAATCCTTCGTGCCGGGCACGTTTTTGATCAACAACCTGGACGGCAGCCAATCGACCGCCAAACCCAGCGAAGGCCGCGGCTTCGACGTCGGCCTCAAAGCCGACCTATTCGCCGGCCGCATCAGCAGCACGCTGACCTACTTCGACATCGAAAACCGCAACATCGTCAACGATCTGGCGGTCACCGATGCATCTGGGGTCACGACCATTTACAGCGTGCAAACCGGCGCACAACGCTCGCGCGGCATCGAGTGGGATGCCAGTGCAAAACTCTTGGACGGCTGGCAAATGTATCTGTCTTACAGCTACATGGACGCCAAAATCACCGAGTTCAGCGGCCAAGACGCTGCGATTTTGGCGCAAAACCCGGCGACGCTGGACGCGGCCGGCCGCACCAATTACAAAAACGTATTGCGCTATCACGACGCGCCGCTGCAAATGAGCGCACCGCACCTGGCCAATCTTTGGACCCGTTACGATTTTCAAGACGCCAACTTAGCCGGCCTGCACCTCGGCGGCGGGGTTAACTTTGTCTACGATCAAACCTTGCTGCCGGACACCCCGAAATCGGCGCATCAAACCTATGCCTTGCTCAACGCCTTGATCGGTTACACCTGGAAATTCGGTAACCATGCCTTAACCATCGATCTCATCGGTAAAAACCTACTAGACGAACACTATCGTCCCTCGCAAAGCAGCCGGGGCCGGCCGCGCGAGTTGATGATCAACTTTTCGCTCAACTACTGA